The following proteins are co-located in the Pseudomonas antarctica genome:
- a CDS encoding CPBP family intramembrane glutamic endopeptidase gives MITSGMVVLVNYARYLAPGVLLFGLWFALTPKALSAVRILILLMAFVLLRDAMTPLGIWSLSGDVQIAFSGNAFVLAALGGFSLLLIALLARIAPELWQWVRWSIGNPTVGLAVALAVGCLIGVPLRVYQGIEASAIHGYWVWLPGMVVLAYGANALEEVLFRGFLQGYLEQQVTPLRAALISGVAFAACHAFLALSVTQLGWPVLLFTLIESLACALVRMRYGVLPATIAHGTAILLIAVPYMA, from the coding sequence ATGATTACCTCAGGCATGGTGGTGCTGGTCAACTACGCACGCTACCTGGCACCCGGCGTGCTGCTGTTTGGCTTGTGGTTTGCGCTTACGCCCAAAGCGTTGTCCGCGGTACGCATCCTTATCTTGCTGATGGCATTTGTATTGCTGCGTGATGCGATGACGCCGTTGGGCATCTGGTCGTTGAGCGGCGATGTGCAGATTGCATTCAGCGGCAATGCCTTTGTGTTGGCGGCGCTGGGTGGTTTTTCGCTGCTGTTGATAGCGCTGCTTGCACGGATAGCACCGGAGCTGTGGCAGTGGGTGCGCTGGTCCATCGGCAACCCGACGGTTGGCCTGGCTGTCGCGCTGGCCGTGGGCTGCTTGATCGGCGTGCCGTTGCGGGTTTACCAAGGCATCGAGGCGTCCGCGATCCACGGCTACTGGGTGTGGCTGCCGGGCATGGTGGTATTGGCGTATGGCGCCAATGCGTTGGAGGAGGTGCTGTTTCGCGGCTTTTTACAGGGCTATCTGGAGCAGCAGGTCACCCCGTTGCGGGCGGCGTTGATCAGCGGCGTGGCCTTTGCAGCCTGTCATGCTTTCCTGGCCTTAAGCGTCACCCAATTGGGCTGGCCGGTGTTGCTGTTTACCCTGATCGAAAGCCTGGCGTGCGCGCTGGTGCGCATGCGTTATGGCGTGTTGCCGGCGACGATCGCCCATGGCACCGCGATCCTGCTGATTGCCGTGCCCTACATGGCCTGA
- a CDS encoding RidA family protein codes for MTPDQKYQAAQERIGYLLETFKIGGNYTPLVRDGNHLYISGQIPRVGDTIVLPGKVGESLTLAQAQIAASISALRCLGLLKQALGSLDQVKAIPRIAVYVRSAEDFDQQSEVANAASDLLHEILGAAGAHTRTSVGVMQLPKSAAVEIEMLAIAHA; via the coding sequence ATGACACCGGATCAGAAATACCAGGCCGCGCAAGAGCGCATCGGCTATCTATTGGAAACATTCAAAATCGGCGGCAACTACACGCCGCTGGTGCGCGACGGTAACCACCTATACATCAGTGGCCAGATTCCCCGTGTCGGCGACACCATCGTGCTGCCGGGCAAAGTCGGTGAAAGCCTGACCCTGGCCCAGGCGCAAATCGCTGCGAGTATCAGCGCATTGCGTTGCCTGGGGTTGCTCAAGCAGGCCTTGGGTTCGCTGGATCAGGTCAAGGCAATCCCGCGCATTGCGGTGTACGTGCGCAGCGCTGAAGATTTCGACCAGCAGAGCGAAGTGGCCAATGCGGCCTCCGACCTGCTGCATGAAATCCTCGGTGCCGCCGGGGCGCATACACGGACATCGGTTGGTGTGATGCAGTTGCCAAAATCAGCGGCGGTTGAAATCGAAATGCTGGCCATTGCTCACGCTTAA
- a CDS encoding DUF6434 domain-containing protein produces MDFDWHSGVMTRATPVTPHYKNTQKVRRFMLEHCGSAFKFDRPLMAWIRNDIPKTLGDVVDEWQRRQEDSRV; encoded by the coding sequence ATGGATTTTGACTGGCACAGCGGCGTCATGACCCGCGCCACCCCGGTGACGCCACACTATAAAAATACCCAGAAAGTTCGCCGATTCATGCTTGAACACTGCGGCTCGGCGTTCAAGTTCGACCGGCCGTTGATGGCCTGGATTCGCAACGACATCCCCAAGACGCTGGGCGATGTGGTGGATGAATGGCAACGTCGCCAGGAGGATTCACGCGTATGA
- a CDS encoding nuclear transport factor 2 family protein, which yields MPNVKVLIGFLCLFSGYVAAAPAAAEKDVAQAVDQLTQAMLHLDLKQLHALTSDKLTYGHSSGKVQDKAQFIADLETHTSAFKTLEMQNQTITLQGDTALVRNHFHALAVNSGVDVPTDIDNFQVWQKQKGKWLLIGRQAYKY from the coding sequence ATGCCAAACGTCAAAGTGCTGATCGGTTTTCTGTGCCTGTTTTCCGGTTATGTCGCAGCGGCGCCTGCCGCCGCTGAAAAGGATGTGGCTCAAGCGGTCGACCAACTGACCCAAGCCATGCTGCACCTGGACCTCAAACAGCTTCACGCGCTGACGTCCGACAAACTCACCTACGGTCACTCCAGTGGCAAAGTGCAGGACAAGGCGCAATTCATCGCCGATCTGGAAACCCACACCAGCGCCTTCAAGACCCTCGAAATGCAGAACCAGACCATCACCCTGCAAGGCGACACCGCCCTGGTGCGCAACCACTTTCACGCGCTGGCCGTGAACAGCGGCGTCGACGTGCCGACCGACATCGACAACTTTCAGGTCTGGCAGAAGCAAAAAGGCAAGTGGCTGCTGATCGGGCGTCAAGCGTACAAATACTGA